One part of the Deinococcus humi genome encodes these proteins:
- a CDS encoding YbjN domain-containing protein → MKRNLLPLPLFLATLSLTALAPAHAVTADVLDARPASLVKVLSDEGYKPELRPGDDKTQPSIALKVSGDTIYLYFSGCENGLCRRVTASNGFEFPKDRGGLTKMLAGWNAEWYSQAYEDKDGVYLDASYMLTGGYTKANFTAWFDAYLEDYGDFGEKLY, encoded by the coding sequence ATGAAAAGAAATCTCCTCCCGCTCCCGTTGTTCCTCGCCACCCTCTCGCTCACCGCCCTGGCGCCCGCCCATGCCGTCACGGCGGACGTGCTCGATGCCAGGCCCGCCTCGCTAGTCAAGGTTCTCAGTGACGAGGGATATAAGCCCGAACTGCGACCAGGAGACGACAAGACGCAGCCTTCGATTGCCCTCAAGGTAAGCGGCGATACCATATATCTCTATTTCAGCGGCTGTGAGAACGGACTGTGCCGCCGCGTCACTGCCAGTAACGGCTTCGAGTTTCCAAAAGACAGAGGTGGGTTGACCAAGATGCTGGCAGGCTGGAATGCCGAGTGGTACAGCCAGGCCTACGAGGACAAGGACGGTGTGTACCTGGATGCCTCCTACATGCTCACAGGCGGGTACACCAAGGCCAACTTCACCGCCTGGTTCGATGCTTACCTGGAGGACTACGGCGATTTCGGGGAGAAACTATACTGA
- a CDS encoding dienelactone hydrolase family protein, giving the protein MAEDRQDLFRYVVEEFAEDYHEGELQRREFLRRMTLLGGGVVGARVLLTSLGIAGISAAELAQAQTAPPQPDPAKGAGMVDPRDPAIAAKPVTYEANGFTNLAYLARPAGNAPAPGVLVIHENKGLQPHIQDIARRLAKAGYIAMAPDLVSKIGGTQQYIDTAQVSSYLAQTSGDEHIANLQAALAVLKTQPGVQKIGAVGFCFGGGLTWRLSTEAPELAAAVPFYGPAPDAAKVPAIKAAVLGIYGGNDTRINAGIPPLETALKAAGTTYQIKIYDGAGHAFNNDTGQNYVKTAADDAWAQTLAWFDKYLKT; this is encoded by the coding sequence ATGGCTGAAGACCGTCAAGATCTGTTCCGGTACGTTGTTGAAGAATTTGCCGAGGATTACCACGAGGGCGAGTTGCAACGCCGTGAATTCCTGCGTCGTATGACCCTGCTGGGCGGCGGTGTCGTAGGCGCGCGCGTGTTGCTCACCTCGCTGGGGATCGCCGGGATCAGTGCCGCCGAACTGGCACAGGCCCAGACGGCTCCACCTCAACCGGATCCGGCCAAGGGCGCCGGCATGGTTGATCCGCGTGACCCGGCCATTGCGGCGAAGCCCGTGACTTACGAGGCCAACGGCTTTACCAATCTGGCGTATCTGGCCCGTCCGGCTGGCAACGCACCCGCCCCTGGTGTCCTGGTTATTCACGAGAACAAGGGGCTGCAACCGCACATTCAGGACATCGCGCGCCGTCTGGCGAAGGCAGGCTACATCGCGATGGCCCCCGATCTGGTCTCTAAAATCGGCGGTACCCAGCAGTACATCGACACCGCACAGGTTTCCAGCTATCTGGCGCAGACCTCTGGCGACGAACACATTGCCAATCTCCAGGCGGCGTTGGCTGTTCTCAAGACGCAACCCGGCGTGCAGAAGATTGGCGCAGTGGGCTTCTGCTTCGGTGGCGGTCTGACCTGGCGGCTGTCCACCGAAGCACCTGAACTGGCAGCCGCTGTTCCCTTCTACGGGCCCGCGCCCGACGCGGCAAAAGTGCCGGCCATCAAGGCGGCGGTGCTGGGAATTTATGGCGGCAATGACACCCGCATCAATGCCGGGATTCCGCCGCTGGAAACGGCACTCAAGGCAGCTGGGACGACGTACCAGATCAAGATCTACGATGGGGCAGGACACGCATTCAACAACGACACCGGCCAGAACTACGTCAAGACGGCGGCAGACGACGCCTGGGCACAGACGTTGGCCTGGTTTGACAAGTACCTGAAAACGTAG
- a CDS encoding replication initiator protein A codes for MTAKPSRFDELNLSRLNLISAVDQADTNEWDVTFESQGRVVRVKCEALPKYAVPHGLDSDVTAALINLYMEVGEPEDGRFTVSATTLLKLCGWHNTGKYHAILRTCLERLHTSSYSVSGGWRDHPKGRWTHAKFHFIESLDFSSGDRTGAFDERTMISGRLADAIVASIRSGYVKPLDTEFMLSLSRPRTRALYRILDGARFDPQNPEQPLETLEVSLIGWADQCKIPSTIPGNIRRALSSPHDELVKRGYLRSVTLTGRGKDQMIRYEFVREFTPMDAVLARRFRGYGVADGVARRLVREHGRPFLIECMDRFDLLVRDAVLVVKKSKAAALMHLITHPDEYPFAGHHKPSDGPAASSPASIPVRAKAGRMEPLLAMPSLADEFQGLTPEQTAEKAVSRLGFHYRRLLDIADLDLFRQAVLDGELDVVSLLEDSVTAVAKMKKDEFARELKWRLGQR; via the coding sequence GTGACCGCAAAACCCAGCAGGTTTGACGAGCTGAATCTGTCACGCCTCAACCTGATTTCCGCCGTCGACCAGGCCGATACCAACGAATGGGACGTTACCTTCGAGTCTCAGGGCCGTGTGGTGCGGGTCAAATGTGAGGCCTTGCCCAAATATGCTGTCCCACATGGCCTGGACAGTGATGTAACAGCGGCCTTGATCAACCTGTACATGGAGGTCGGCGAACCCGAGGATGGACGCTTCACGGTCAGTGCCACCACCCTGCTCAAGTTGTGCGGCTGGCACAACACTGGCAAATACCACGCCATCTTGCGTACCTGCCTGGAACGCCTGCATACCTCGTCCTACAGTGTCAGTGGTGGATGGCGAGACCATCCCAAGGGGCGCTGGACCCACGCCAAATTCCATTTCATCGAGTCCCTGGACTTCAGCAGCGGCGACCGCACCGGAGCTTTTGACGAGCGGACCATGATTTCTGGCCGTCTGGCCGATGCCATTGTGGCCAGCATTCGCAGCGGATATGTCAAGCCGCTGGACACCGAGTTCATGCTCTCGCTGTCCAGGCCCAGAACGCGGGCGCTGTACCGGATTCTCGATGGAGCGCGCTTCGATCCTCAGAACCCTGAACAGCCGCTGGAAACCCTGGAGGTCAGCCTGATCGGTTGGGCGGATCAGTGCAAGATCCCCAGCACCATTCCGGGCAACATTCGCCGGGCGTTGTCTTCTCCGCATGATGAACTGGTCAAGCGGGGTTACCTGCGCTCAGTTACCCTGACCGGGCGGGGCAAGGACCAGATGATCCGGTATGAATTCGTGCGCGAGTTCACCCCCATGGACGCGGTCCTTGCCCGACGCTTCCGGGGTTATGGGGTGGCCGACGGCGTGGCACGCAGATTGGTGCGTGAACATGGGCGGCCCTTCCTGATCGAGTGTATGGACCGCTTTGACCTGCTGGTCCGTGACGCTGTGCTGGTGGTCAAGAAATCCAAGGCCGCGGCGCTGATGCACCTGATCACCCACCCTGACGAATACCCCTTTGCGGGCCATCACAAGCCCTCTGACGGGCCTGCAGCCTCTTCTCCGGCCTCCATACCCGTCCGGGCGAAGGCAGGGCGTATGGAGCCGCTGCTGGCTATGCCCAGTCTTGCTGATGAGTTCCAGGGTCTGACGCCAGAGCAGACGGCCGAGAAGGCGGTGAGCCGGCTGGGCTTTCATTACCGCCGACTGCTCGATATCGCGGATCTAGATCTCTTCCGTCAGGCGGTGCTTGATGGTGAACTGGATGTGGTCAGCTTGCTGGAGGACTCGGTCACGGCAGTGGCCAAGATGAAGAAAGACGAATTTGCCCGCGAACTCAAGTGGCGTCTGGGACAGCGTTGA
- a CDS encoding C39 family peptidase, producing the protein MSPTFRLLLMGLTLTASAAAAPSSMTLKNIRHEYQGPDNCAPVTALTVLGYHGTRVTQAAAEAAMKDYPGDPQVSSLELAAYLGRFGLRSVIRYAGDAEVLRELVSRGFPVVVQQRLKSGSNVAHFRTVYGYSSGSFLLSDPLRGPSLRLSNAEMTDLWNFYNGEYLVAYPPAREGEVQAAMGDNFNATANWRNAQMRGEQDVKGRPSDPYAWWGLAKATLRLGDAETAAQQFDRAVNLGVPTIYYLYRQEAFEAWTQAGWYTKTLQITGRALDAFPKSKELQKFRDLANRALEREG; encoded by the coding sequence ATGTCCCCCACCTTTCGCCTGCTGCTGATGGGCCTGACCTTGACTGCCAGTGCCGCCGCCGCACCAAGCAGCATGACGCTCAAGAATATTCGCCATGAATATCAGGGGCCAGACAACTGCGCGCCCGTCACTGCCCTGACGGTCCTGGGGTACCACGGCACCCGAGTGACACAGGCTGCAGCGGAAGCCGCCATGAAGGATTATCCTGGCGACCCGCAGGTCAGCAGCCTGGAACTTGCAGCCTATCTTGGGAGGTTCGGCCTCCGGAGCGTCATTCGTTATGCTGGAGATGCCGAAGTCCTGCGCGAGCTGGTCTCGCGGGGTTTTCCGGTGGTGGTGCAACAGCGGCTCAAATCTGGCAGCAATGTGGCTCATTTTCGTACCGTCTACGGCTACAGCAGTGGGTCGTTTCTTCTGAGCGATCCCCTGCGCGGCCCATCGCTGCGCCTGAGCAACGCTGAGATGACCGACCTGTGGAACTTCTACAACGGTGAGTATCTGGTGGCTTACCCACCTGCCAGAGAGGGCGAGGTTCAGGCTGCGATGGGCGACAACTTCAACGCCACCGCCAACTGGCGGAACGCCCAGATGCGCGGCGAGCAAGATGTCAAGGGACGGCCCAGCGATCCCTATGCCTGGTGGGGGCTGGCCAAGGCCACACTGCGCCTGGGGGACGCTGAGACGGCAGCACAGCAGTTTGACCGTGCCGTCAATCTGGGCGTCCCCACCATTTATTACCTGTACCGTCAGGAGGCCTTTGAGGCGTGGACGCAGGCAGGCTGGTACACCAAAACGCTTCAGATCACTGGACGCGCACTTGATGCCTTTCCCAAGAGCAAGGAGTTGCAGAAGTTTCGCGATCTGGCGAATCGGGCGCTGGAAAGAGAGGGTTGA